The window GAAAGCCACGAGGGCTGGTAATGGACATGCCATTAGACAACCGACAGTCACCACAGATTTTGAGGTCAAGGGGCAGATTCGTAACATGATAACTCATCAAtgtcagttcaggggtacaccgaaagaggatgcattcgagcatcttcggaaTTTTAAGAGTATTTGTAATTTGTTCAAGATTGCGAATGTCGAAGATACAGTTATCTacttgagggtttttccttggtcatTGAAAGATGACACCAAGGACTGGTTAGAATCATTGCCTGAAGGTGATATTGATAATTGGACTACGATGGAAGATAAGTTTCTGTTGCGTTTCTTTTCAGCTTCTAAGGCTGCTCAATTGCAAAGTGACATTAATCACTTCACTCaaaagccacatgagacactttatgatgcatgGACACGATTTGGTaaaatgttacgtaattgtcctcaacacgggttgaacaacttccATAAGGTCCAGATCTTCTATaaaggtgttaatgtgccgacgaggaaagaaatagatattactgcaggtggttctttaatgaaaaagactccggatgaatCTTACAACATCATCTCCGAAACGGCTACACACtcatatgattggcatcaagagatggatgtttctcgctcttctcatgttgctagtaccgaaactagtgacgagCTTGCTTCAGTTAAAGCTCAACTTGCTACTGTTAAGAGACACATGGAGTccatgactaaagagatgcatgctATGAAAGTTGGTTGTGAGTTATGTCAAGGGCCACATCTCACAAAGGATTGTAATCAGGCATCTATGGAAGAGCAAGTGAACTACTTGGGTAATCAATACAATAATCAGTACCAAGGAGGTAGTTCGGGTTATCAAAGGAACGGACCACCAGGGTTCATTAATCGAAATCAAAATCAGTCATATGTGGATAAGGGTCCTTCATTAGAGGAGTTGTTGCGGGGTTTTATTATAAATACAGGTGAAAGCATCACGGCGTTGAGGCAAGATAGTGAATCAACAAAACAGCAAGTGTGAAGTCAGCAGGcctcgattcagaatttagaactgGATGTGGGGCGTATAGCTCAGTCGCTCacggagagaccaccgggtgctctccctTCGAATACGAAAGCAAATCCGAATGTCAATGGGCCACCCCGAACAATCTTGACTAATAATAACCGAAGTGATGCGAAGAATAAAGAGCCTTAGGTTCCTACCTATTCGCATGTTAATGCTATTTCTGGTGATGAGGGTTATGATTCCGATGAGGTTATTCCTACTTATACTCATAATGGTGTAGACGTTTGGATTAGAGTTAGTGATATAACTCCCGCGTATGGTAATTACTTGATGAGTTTGATGACGGGGAGTTCTTCTAGTTTGGGTAATCAAGAGTCGGAAGTGAAGAGTGTTGAGATTACCGAGTCTCCTGAGTTTAATGTTGATAAGATTAAAGTGGAAGAAGAGGTGAAACCTTCAACTGAATTGAAAGTTTACAAGCCACCCATTCCATATCCGAGAGCTATTTCACCCGAGCAACCAAAGGACACTATTTGTAAGTCTATTAATTCTAATGAAAATATTTGTGtgcatgtacctttggttgatgttcttgcaggtatgcccaattatgggaaatttTTGAAAGATTTAATGGCAAAGAAGGGTGAGCATGAGCAGGCATCCTCCGCGTTTCTTGAAGCGGAATGTGCTGCTATTTTGAAAAAGAGTGATATGCCACCAAAGTTAGGTGATCCCGGGCCATTCATAGTGCCCTGTAGGATTGATGACTCTGAAATTTTTAGGTGTTTAACTGATTCAGGTgcgagtatcaatcttatgccattaTCTGTTTATTCACGTTTGAGTTTAGATGAACTTAAGTCGACTAATACTGGAGTTAGATTGATTAACCAGTCAATTAGTAAAcccatagggattgctgaaaatttGGTGATTAAAATAGGTGAATTAGAGTTTCCAGCAGACTTTGTGGTTGTTGATATGCCAGAGGATAAGGTTGTACCCAttgttttaggtagaccatttttagcaactgcgGGTGCATTAACTGACTGGAGGACTTGTAAGTTGATTTTGAGGGATAGAGGTAAGACTTTGAGTTTTCAAACAAAGTTTAGTGTTAAACCACCACCCACACCCATTGATTCTGTGAATGTGTTGACTAGTGAAACTAATAATGTTAAAACGGAGACTAGTAAAAAGCCTAAGTGTGGGGGTGGAGTTGTTAAAGAAAAACCCGATGATAGTGTTGTTGATAGGTCTATGAGAAGGTTATTCGGGCGGGTTAAGAAAGCGATGAATGAGAAAGATGAGCAGTTAAGACTCCGGTTAATTTCTAATTTATCTGAAAAAGAGAAAGAAAAGTTGAGGGAACTGACTAGGGAGTCAAGGGCCGCGGATGATTGGTTGATAAGTGTGATCGGTAATGGTATTGAAAGTGGTGGTTCCCATGGTTTGAAGAAGGAGGAAACCCACCATCCGGGCATCAGTTGAGAGGAAGATGGAGTCTAGTGCAAGACTCGTTAATAAACTTGCACATGTAAAATTTGTATATTGCGTGAGTTTTAAAACTTAaaaatcctaaaaaaaataaaaaaaaagtatttttctttttgtgttttgtTCTTGTGTAATCATTGCAGGTACTATAATGTGATGACAATCGAGGAATGGCCGTCAGTGCAGAGCCGTCTGTCACTCCGTTTCGCGATTATATTGCTCTACATCCGATTATGTTTTTCTCATTcactctattgtcctctcgaatttatactttatatttctgatttcatgtaaatgagggcattacatgatcttaagtgtggggggagagatataaattctcgcgGATGTAATACACTTGACTTGAGCCTTATTTTTGATTGAATTGTTGAAATATttgggaaattttaaaatttttgactcattcaaaaagccaagtgtagttgttttatgaagcaaatgttatcacttttgtaagttaaattgtgcaggtacctctatgattttggtgaatttggtgttttgtattttcttttgcgtgagtgtgtgtgtgtaataaggaagcaaagtcttccaaacttgtaagtaaagtcttaaAAGTAAAGttgtttcaaaagaccattgcttgaaagtaaagtctttcaggtttcgtATAATAGACCCCCcgaaaaatttacacccaaggtaggTCGCTTAAGTGCAACTACCCGTGCGGCTGTCCCATAATCGAAAAGGCTTGTATGCACATCGGCTTTTGAGCAAAATCATGGAATTGATGGACCTCTTAATTAGCCACGTGGGgcactaattccacgaacctccgtcaatgctttc of the Rutidosis leptorrhynchoides isolate AG116_Rl617_1_P2 chromosome 5, CSIRO_AGI_Rlap_v1, whole genome shotgun sequence genome contains:
- the LOC139849689 gene encoding uncharacterized protein; the protein is MGEPAQGQSMEALMKATRAGNGHAIRQPTVTTDFEVKGQIRNMITHQCQFRGTPKEDAFEHLRNFKSICNLFKIANVEDTVIYLRVFPWSLKDDTKDWLESLPEGDIDNWTTMEDKFLLRFFSASKAAQLQSDINHFTQKPHETLYDAWTRFGKMLRNCPQHGTETSDELASVKAQLATVKRHMESMTKEMHAMKVGCELCQGPHLTKDCNQASMEEQVNYLGNQYNNQYQGGSSGYQRNGPPGFINRNQNQSYVDKGPSLEELLRGFIINTGESITALRQDSESTKQQVPTYSHVNAISGDEGYDSDEVIPTYTHNGVDVWIRVSDITPAYGNYLMSLMTGSSSSLGNQESEVKSVEITESPEFNVDKIKVEEEVKPSTELKVYKPPIPYPRAISPEQPKDTICMPNYGKFLKDLMAKKGEHEQASSAFLEAECAAILKKSDMPPKLGDPGPFIVPCRIDDSEIFRCLTDSGASINLMPLSVYSRLSLDELKSTNTGVRLINQSISKPIGIAENLVIKIGELEFPADFVVVDMPEDKVVPIVLGRPFLATAGALTDWRTCKLILRDRGKTLSFQTKFSVKPPPTPIDSVNVLTSETNNVKTETSKKPKCGGGVVKEKPDDSVVDRSMRRLFGRVKKAMNEKDEQLRLRLISNLSEKEKEKLRELTRESRAADDWLISVIGNGIESGGSHGLKKEETHHPGIS